In Leptolyngbya sp. O-77, the genomic window AGGCGGCAGGCGTGACCGTGGAACGGCTGGCGGGCTTTCCCCTGGCGCTGCGGCTGCGGAGCCATCGCGGGCCGATTCCGGCGCTGCCGGGCTATGCGGAGGGCTGGTGGTCGGTGCAGGATGCCAGCGCCCAGCTTGTGGCGGCGCTGCTCGACCCGCAGCCAGGGGAAACAGTGATCGATGCTTGCGCGGCTCCGGGCGGCAAGACGACGCATTTGGCGGAGATGATGGGCGATCGCGGTTTGATCTGGGCGGGCGATCGCAGTGCCAGCCGCCTCAAAAAAGTGCTGCAAAATGCCGAGCGACTGCAACTCACCAGCATCCAACTGTGTCCTGGTGACAGTCGCACCCTCACCCAGTTCACTAACCAAGCAGACCGAGTGTTGCTGGATGCGCCCTGTTCGGGTTTGGGCACGCTGCACCGCCATGCCGATGCCCGCTGGCGACAAACGCCCGACTCTGTGCAGGAGCTTGCCCAGTTGCAATCTGAACTCCTGCGCCATGTCGCCACCTGGGTCAAACCGGGTGGCACGCTGGTTTATGCCACCTGCACGCTGCATCCTGACGAAAACGAGCGCGTTGTGCAACATTTCCTGGCAACCCATCTCGATTGGAAAATCGATCCGCTGCCCAGCAACCATCCCGCTGCCCGGTTTCAACAGCCGGAGGGCTGGCTTCGCATTTTGCCCCATCGGTATGACCTA contains:
- a CDS encoding 16S rRNA (cytosine(967)-C(5))-methyltransferase, producing the protein MSQNVGQNLRQVALEALRDVERGAFADAALDKRLHWGDLSERDRRLTTELVYGCVRRRRTLDALISQFATKPADQQPPLLRLILHLGLYQIRYLSQIPASAAVDTTVDLAKTNGFGGLAGFVNGLLRQTLRQAAERESGDPLGLPADPVSRIGILHSMPDWLVQQWIAQFGEADAEQLCAWFNQPPSIDLRVNRLRASVEQVEAAMQAAGVTVERLAGFPLALRLRSHRGPIPALPGYAEGWWSVQDASAQLVAALLDPQPGETVIDACAAPGGKTTHLAEMMGDRGLIWAGDRSASRLKKVLQNAERLQLTSIQLCPGDSRTLTQFTNQADRVLLDAPCSGLGTLHRHADARWRQTPDSVQELAQLQSELLRHVATWVKPGGTLVYATCTLHPDENERVVQHFLATHLDWKIDPLPSNHPAARFQQPEGWLRILPHRYDLDGFFMTRLISCNRSLPAGSPD